The Streptomyces racemochromogenes DNA segment ACCGGCCGGTGCGGCGGGCCGCGTCCCGGACCCGCTGAACGTGAGCGCCTCCAGTGCGGCCGGCGTCGTCACGGGCGCCCCCGCCTGCCCCTCGGGCCCGCTCACCGACGGCCGGCTGCTCACCGGCAGCGCCTCGCTGAACCCGGGCGTCTTCTCCTCGCTCCCCTCCCAGCTCGGCGTCAGCCTGCCGTTCCGGGTCGGAGCCACCCAGGCCGCGCTCCCCGGGGACGACGCCCGGGTCGCCCTGTCCAACGCCAGGGGCACCCTGACGCTGGCCCTGGAAGCCGGGACCTGCTCCTCCCCGACCCTCTCGTACAACGGCACCACGGTGACGGGGTCCGGCGCCTGGACCGTCGTCCCGGACTCCACCCCGGCGAACGCCTACCGGGGCGCCACCGGCACGGGATCGTTCACGGTGACGGCCGACGCCACCCCCGGCACCGGCAAGCCGTGGAGCCTCAACCTCACGGGCCCCGTCTCGCTCCTCCAGCCCCAGGTGGCCGTGACCCACCGCGCCTACTGGGGCGGCCTCGGCAACTACCTCTCCCGCACGCTGAGCGTCGAGTACCGGATCCGGAACACGGGCTCCGGTGACGCCTTCAACGTCAAGCTGCTCGACGCCCCGCCCACGGGCCCCGGGATCACCCGGCTCGGCCCGGTGCCGCAGACCGTCGGCTCGATCCGCTCCGGCGCCACCGCCTCCGTGGTCGTCCGCTACCGGGTGTGCGGCATCGCCGTCGTCGGCTGCCGCTTCACGGCCGACACCCAGACGTCCCTGACGGACGCGCTCGACGGCAACCAGCACGCCGAGACGGTCCCGGTGAGCGTGCAGGTCCCGATCGCACCGCTGCCCTGACGTCCGCCACGGGGAGGGGTCCTGACCCGTCCTCAGCCCCGGCCGCGCGCGAACCGGCGCGTGGCCGCCGGCACGAACAGGAGCAGGAGCAGCAGCGACCACAGCACGGCGCCCGCCACCGGATGCGACGCGGGCCAGGCCGCGCCCGGCGCCGTGGCCGCGCCGCCCGCGTTCCCGCACAGTTCCCGTACGGCGGTGGCGACGGCGCTGATCGGGTTCCACTCCGCGACCGTCCGCAGCCAGCCGGGCAGTCCGGCCGTCGGCAGGTACGCGCTGGACAGCATCGGCAGCACGAAGGTGGCGCTGCCGAGCTGGCCCGCGGCCTCCTCGCTGCGGCTCACCAGCCCCAGGTACGTGCCCACCCAGGCGGCGGCGAACCGGAACAGCAGCAGCACGCCGAGCGCCCCCAGGGCACCGGGCAGCCCGTTCTCCACCCGCCAGCCCATCGCCAGCCCCACCAGCATCAGCGGCACCATCGACACCGCCGTGGTCAGCAGGTCGGCGGCGGTCTGCCCCAGCGGGACCGCGGCCCGGCTCATCGGCAGTGTCCGGAAACGGTCCATGACGCCCCGGTGGGCGTCCTGCGCGGCCGTGAACATGCCGGTCATGAGGCCGTTGGCGGCGGTCGCGGCGAGCAGGCCGGGCACCAGGAACTCGCGGTACTCGGCGCCCGGCATGGCGAGCGCGCTGCCGAAGACGTAGCCGAAGAAGAGCAGCATCGCGATCGGCATGGTCTGGGTCAGCACCAGCAGGGCCGGGGCGTGCCGGGCCTTCTGGAGCTGGCGGGTGAGGACGGCGCCGCCGTCCGACAGCAGGGTGGTCATGCCGCGTGCTCCTTCTCGTCGGCGGGGGTGGCGGGGGTCCGGGTGAGGCGCAGGAACACCTCGTCGAGGGTGGGCGGGCGCAGGCTCGCGTCGGTCACCGGGATCCCGGCGGTGTCGAGCTCGCGGATGATCCGGGGCAGGGTGAGCGCGCCGTCGAGCACGGTCACGCCGACCGTGAGCCGCTCCTCGTCCAGGGTGGGGCGGCCCCCGGTGAGCTGGTCGAGGACCGCGGCGGCGCCCGCGAGGGCGGCAGGCCCCTCGACGGTGACCTCGGCGCGGGCGCCGATCCGGGCCTTGAGGGCGGCCGGGGTGCCGGTGGCGACGGTCCGGCCCCGGTCCACGACCACGATGTCGTCGGCGAGCCGGTCGGCCTCCTCCAGGTACTGGGTGGTCAGCAGCACCGTGGTCCCTTCGTCGGCCAGGCCGCGCACCGCCGTCCAGATCTGTTCCCGGGCCGCCGGGTCCAGTCCGGTGGTGGGCTCGTCGAGGAAGAGCACGCGGGGGCGGGTGACCAGGCCCGCGGCCAGGTCCAGACGCCTCCTCATGCCGCCCGACCAGCCGGCGGCCACCCGGTCGGCGGCCTCCCCGAGGCCGAAGCGCTCCAGCAGCTCGTCCGCGCGCCCGCGCCCGGCCCGGCCCCGCAGTCCGGCGAGGCGGGCGAACAGCCGGAGGTTCTCCCGGCCGGTCAGGTCCCCGTCGACGGAGGCGTACTGGCCGGTGGCGCCGATGGCGCGGCGGACGGCGGCCGGGTCGGCGGTGACCTCGTGGCCGGCGACCAGGGCGCGTCCGGCGGTGGGGGCGGTGAGCGTGGTCAGGATCCGCACGGCGGTGGTCTTGCCCGCGCCGTTGGGGCCCAGCAGTCCGCAGACGGTGCCCTCCGGCACGGCCAGGTCGAGCCCGCGCAGGGCGTGCACCTCGCCGTAGTGCTTCTCCAGACCCTCACTAAGTACAGCGTACGTAGTCGTCATGCGTCGCACCCTACCGCACTACGTACGGTGTACGTAACTAAGATGGGGGCGGAGACCAACGACGAGGTGATGTGACCGATGACAGCCGGCGGGCGCCCCGCTGAACCAGAAGTGATCTGGGCCCGCCCGCAGCGGGCCGGCCGCGGGCCCCGGCCCGCGCACAGCCGCGACTCGATCGCCGCCGAGGCCGTACGGATCGCCGACGCGGAGGGGATCGAGGCCGTTTCCATGCGGCGGGTGGCGGCCGGGATCGGCGCCGGGACGATGTCCCTGTACAACTACGTCCCCCGCAAGGAGGACCTGTACGAGCTGATGGTCGACGCGGTCAGCGGCGAGTACGACCTCACCCCGCCGAGCGGCCGCTGGCGGGACGACCTGCTCGCCCTGGCCCGGCAGACCCGCGCCCTGATGCGCCGCCACCCCTGGCTGCCCCGGCTGCTGAGCCCGGTCTACGGCTTCGGCCCCAACGCCCTGCGGTACCTGGAGCACAGCCTGGCCTGCCTGGAGCCGCTGGAGGCGTCCGGGGGCGAGAAACTGGAGCTCATCGCGTCCGTCAACGGCATGGTGGCCACCTTCGTGGCGGGGGAACTGGCCCTGGCCGAACGGGCCCGCTCGCTCCCCTGGAGCGAGGCCGCCGAGGAAGGCGTACGGACGGCCTGGCTCGGCTCCCGGCTGGCGACGGGGGAGTACCCCAGGCTCACGGCGGCCCTCACCGAGGGCACCCCGGTCACCGCCGCCGGCACGGACATGACGGACGTCTTCGACCGCGCCGTGTCCCGGCTGCTGGCGGGGTGGTCCTGAGGGGTCCCCGGCCGGCGGTCAGGACGGCGCGAACCGCCGGCCCGGGCCCTGCGCCTGCCGGACGGGCGTGAACAGCCGGCCCGGGCCCGCCGCGCGTGTGGGAGCGGCGTGAACCGCCGGCCCGGGCCGCCGGGGTGCCGCCGGCCCGGGCCGCCGCCCGTGTCGGGGCGGCGCGAACTCGCCCGCCCGTGCCGCCCGCCGGGGCGCTGCCCGCCCGGGCCCCCGCGCCTGTCAGAGCAGCGCGAACTGCCCGCCCGGCCCCTCCTCCTGGTGGTCCAGCACCGAGGCCGGACGCCGGGCCCAGCGCGGCGGGGGCAGCACCCCGGCGGCCTCCAGCTCCGCGGCGGGCAGCAGCGGCCCGGGGGTGAACGCCTCCCGCTCCGGCGCCAGCGCGGCCAGCAGCGCCAGCGTCGTCACCAGGGCCAGCAGCTCCGAGGTCCAGGACTGGGGCCACTCCGCGGGCCCCAGCCCCTCCAGGCCGCCGGCCTGCGGATCCCGGTGCGCGCAGCGGGCGGCGAACCACGCCTCCAGCACCCGGACCCCCTGCACCTCGTACTCCCAGGCCTCCACCGGGACGGGGGAGACGGCCCCGTCCCCGAGGGTCAGCGTCTCGGACTCCGCGTCGTGGCCGAGCCCGGCCGGCCAGCCCGTGACCGCCGCCCGGACGTACGGCCGCCGCCCGCCCGGCAGCCGGGGCGGCTCCCCGCCGCGCGCCCCGCGCAGCTGGACCGTCAGCAGGCGGTGTCCCAGCTCCAGGCCGGCCCTCCAGCGCTCCGGGTCGGCCGCCAGCGGGACCTCGTACCCCCGGGGCCCCGGCCGGCCGGCGGCGAGGATCCAGCACAGCACGTCCTCCGGGGTGACCCAGCCGCCGTGGCGCCCGCCCAGCAGGGCCAGGAGGCCCGGCGCGAGGTTCGGCTCGGCCCCGCCGGGGCGCCGGTGCAGCGGCCGGATCCGGCCCAGCCGGCCCGCCGGGAGGTGGGCGGTGGCCAGCAGGCCGGGGGCCTCCAGCAGGAACACCTGCTGCGCGTCGCGCACCCGCCACAGCTCGGGGCGGGCGGAGTCGATGAGCCGCTGGTCGGGCAGCAGCCACTGCTCGTCGAAGGGCGCGCGGAGCACCCGTACGGGGTCCGGGAAGGCGCCCGGCGCGTCGGCGAACCGGGCGGTGGCCGAGCGCTGGCCGGGCAGCGCGGCCGCCCCGGCGGAGGGCGTACGGGTCCGGCTCGGGCGGAACAGCCGCTCCCGCTCCGCCCCTTCGGCGTCGGTCAGGGCCGTCCAGCGGGCGCGCAGGACGGCGGGGTCGGGCGCCGCCACCCAGTCCCGGCCCAGGCGCAGGCCGTCCACGGCCCAGGGCATCAGATCGTCCAGCAGCGGTACGTCAGCGCTCACCCGGCCGATGGTAGCGACGGCCCGCCGGGGCGGGGCCGTGTCCCGGCCGAAGCGTTACGCTCCTTATGTGGGCATACGCCGTGTACGTACGGATCCGTACCGACCGGTGTACGCACCCGTACCGACCGAGGAGCCGGCGATGAGCATGTACGACGAGTATTCGACCCCGTCGCAGGCCGAGGGCGAGCGGCTCGACGAGGACATGGACGACCGGGAGCGGGAGCAGCGCCACCACCCCCAGGCGATGCGCACCACGCCTTCGCAGGCCGAGGGCGAACGCCTCGCCGAGGAGAACGAGCAGCAGAAGTAGTGCCCGTGCCCGGCCGGGGACGCGGCCGGGCCGCCGGGATCAGGGCGCCTCGACCGTCACCGTGAAGGAGAACCGGTCGCCCCGGTAGCGGATCCGGGCCACGTCCACGACCCGCCCGTCCTCGTCGTAGGTCACGCCCGTGTAGTGCAGGATCGGGCTGAGCAGCGGGACCTCCAGCAGCTCGGCCGTGACCGGGTCGGCGAGCCGCGCCTCCACGGTGTCCGTGATCCGGCTGATCCGTACGCCGACCACGTCGCGCAGCACCTTCGTCATCGGCCAGCGCTCCAGGTCGGCCAGGTCCACGGCGTCGGCGAGCTCCGGACGGACCGCGTTCTCGGCCCAGTTGGTGGGCTCCCCGCTCCCCCCGTCGCGCCGGAGCCTGCGGTACGTGACCACCTCCGCCGTGTCCGGGAAGTGCTCCAGCAGCTCCCCGGCCACGGGCGTCCGCTCACGGCCCAGCACCGTCGTCAGGTCACCCGACTGCTGGGCCACGATCGCGTCCACCGAGCCGAGCAGCCGCACCGGGGCGCTGCGCATCGCACCCGGCTCGATGAAGGTCCCGCGCCGCCGGTGCCGGCTGATCAGGCCCTCTCCCTCCAGCTCCTTGAGCGCCTGGCGCATGGTCAGCACGCTCACCCCGTAGTGCTCGGCGAGCCGCTCCTCGGTCGGCAGCCGCAGCGGGGCGTCCGGAGTGCGCCCCAGTATCGAGGCGCGCAGGGACTGGGACACCTGGTACCAGAGCGGCAGCTTCCGGTTGAGTACCAGGGAGTCGGGGGCGAAGGCGGTCACGGGTCGTTCTCCGTACGGGCCGGCCGTCATAGGACGACGGGGCGGGGCGGTGCGCAGGGGGACACCGGCATGTTAGGCGCGGAAGTGCCGCTGGAGACCCTCCCATACGCCGTCGTAACCGCGCTGGAGGTGCTCCGCCCCCGCCGCCTGGGGGGTGGCGGTGATCGGCCAGCGGGTCTCGAACATGAAGGCCAGGCCGTCGTCGATCTTCTGCGGCTTCAGCTCGGCGGCGCTGGCCCTGTCGAAGGTCTCCCGGTCCGGACCGTGCGCGGACATCATGTTGTGCAGCGAGCCGCCGCCGGGTACGAACCCCTCGGCCTTGGCGTCGTAGGCGCCCTCGATCAGGCCCATGTACTCGCTCATCACGTTGCGGTGGAAGTACGGCGGCCGGAAGGTGTCCTCGCCGACCAGCCAGCGCGGGGCGAACACCACGAAGTCCACGCCCGCCAGTCCCGGGGTGTCGGAGGGCGAGGTCAGCACGGTGAAGATCGACGGGTCGGGGTGGTCGTAGCTGATGGACCCGATCACGTTGAACCTGCGCAGGTCGTAGACGTACGGGACGTGCGTGCCGTGCCAGGCGACGACGTCGAGCGGCGAGTGCCCGTAGGTCGCGGACCAGAGGTTGCCGCAGAACTTGTTGACCACCTCGGTCGGGCGCTCCACGTCCTCGTACGCGGCCACCGGCGCCCGGAAGTCCCGTGCCGCCGCCAGGCCGTTGGCGCCGATCGGGCCGAGGTCCGGCAGCTCGAAGGGCTGCCCGTAGTTCTCGCAGACGTAGCCGCGGGCGTCGTCGTCCAGCAGTTCGACGCGGAAGCGGACGCCGCGCGGGATCAGCGCCACCTCGCCGGGGCGGGCGCTCAGCAGACCGAGCTCGGTGCGCAGCAGCAGGCCGCCGCGCTCGGGGACGATCAGCAGCTCGCCGTCGGAGTCGCTGAAGACCCGGTCGGTCATGTCGGCGTTGGCCGAGTAGAGGTGGACGGCCATGCCGGTGCGCTGGGTGGCGTCGCCGTTGCCGCCGAGGGTCCACAGGCCGGCCAGGAAGTCGGTGCCGGGGGCCGGGTCGGGCAGCGGGTTCCAGCGCAGCCGGTTGGGGTCCGGGACGGCGTCGGTGAAGGGGGCCGTGCGCAGGGCGCCGTTGTCCACGCGGGTGAAGGCCGGGTGGGCCGCGGAGGGGCGGATCCGGTACAGCCACGACCGGCGGTTGTGGCGGCGCGGCTCGGTGAAGGCGCTGCCGCTGAGCTGCTCGGCGTAGAGGCCGAGGGCGGCGCGCTGGGGGGAGTTGCGGCCGAGCGGGAGCGCGCCGGGCACGGCCTCCGAGCTGTGCTCGTTCCCGAAGCCGGTGAGGTACTCCAGCGCCTCCGCCGTCTTCCTGGCCTGCTCACTCATGGGCTGCTCCCGCTCCCTCGAAGGAATCCTATGGTCGACAGTAGGATTCCGGGCCCCTCCCCGTCAACGCCGTCTTGCGGCGATCGGCCACGATCCGGTCGCCGCCGGAGGGATTTCGCGCGGGGGGATCCCAAAAGATGAACATTGCTCTACTCTCTCGCGCATGTCGTGGACCCGCAGGTTCCCTGCCGTGCCGGCGGCGCTCCTCGCCGCCCTCCTCGCCCTCCTGTCCCTCCTCGTGGCCGCGCCCGCCGCCCGCGCGCACGAGGAGCGCCCCGTCGCCCTCCCCGACGGCAGCGGATCCGTCCCCGTCTACCGGGCGGCGGCCGAGCCCGACCTGCTGGTCTGCAAGACCGACCGGCCCGACTTCGAACGCCGCGTGGCCGCCTTCCCGCCGCAGCTGCGGCAGCGCAACCTCGACCTCTACGAGCGCTGCGAGAAGAGCGGCTACCGCCACCTCCAGCAGGCCGTGGACGCCGTCGACCGGCCGGGGATGAACATCGCGATCCTGCCCGGCCTCTACGAGGAGGAGCCCTCCCTGCCCGCACCCACGGGCGAGTGCGCGCACCTCAAGGCCCCCAACTCCTCACTGGGCTACCAGATCCTGTCCTACGAGCAGCAGGAGAAGTGCCGCCACAACCAGAACCTCGTGGCCATCCTCGGCAAGACGAACCTGCAGATCGAGGGCACCGGCGCGGCCCGCACGGACGTGGTCGTCGACGCCCGGTACCAGAAGCTGAACGCCATCCGCGCCGACCGGTCCAACGGCATCTACTTCCGGAACTTCACCGCGCAGCGCACCACCTTCAACTCGCTGTACGTGCTCGCCGGCGACGGCTTCGTCATCGACGACGTCCTGACCCGCTGGAACGACGAGTACGGCTTCCTGACCTTCGCCAGCGACCACGGCCTCTACAAGAACTGCGAGTCCTACGGCAACGGCGACTCCGGGATCTACCCCGGCAGCGCCTCCGACATCAACGACGGCCGCGGC contains these protein-coding regions:
- a CDS encoding GntR family transcriptional regulator, with product MTAFAPDSLVLNRKLPLWYQVSQSLRASILGRTPDAPLRLPTEERLAEHYGVSVLTMRQALKELEGEGLISRHRRRGTFIEPGAMRSAPVRLLGSVDAIVAQQSGDLTTVLGRERTPVAGELLEHFPDTAEVVTYRRLRRDGGSGEPTNWAENAVRPELADAVDLADLERWPMTKVLRDVVGVRISRITDTVEARLADPVTAELLEVPLLSPILHYTGVTYDEDGRVVDVARIRYRGDRFSFTVTVEAP
- a CDS encoding type ISP restriction/modification enzyme, translated to MPWAVDGLRLGRDWVAAPDPAVLRARWTALTDAEGAERERLFRPSRTRTPSAGAAALPGQRSATARFADAPGAFPDPVRVLRAPFDEQWLLPDQRLIDSARPELWRVRDAQQVFLLEAPGLLATAHLPAGRLGRIRPLHRRPGGAEPNLAPGLLALLGGRHGGWVTPEDVLCWILAAGRPGPRGYEVPLAADPERWRAGLELGHRLLTVQLRGARGGEPPRLPGGRRPYVRAAVTGWPAGLGHDAESETLTLGDGAVSPVPVEAWEYEVQGVRVLEAWFAARCAHRDPQAGGLEGLGPAEWPQSWTSELLALVTTLALLAALAPEREAFTPGPLLPAAELEAAGVLPPPRWARRPASVLDHQEEGPGGQFALL
- the hmgA gene encoding homogentisate 1,2-dioxygenase; protein product: MSEQARKTAEALEYLTGFGNEHSSEAVPGALPLGRNSPQRAALGLYAEQLSGSAFTEPRRHNRRSWLYRIRPSAAHPAFTRVDNGALRTAPFTDAVPDPNRLRWNPLPDPAPGTDFLAGLWTLGGNGDATQRTGMAVHLYSANADMTDRVFSDSDGELLIVPERGGLLLRTELGLLSARPGEVALIPRGVRFRVELLDDDARGYVCENYGQPFELPDLGPIGANGLAAARDFRAPVAAYEDVERPTEVVNKFCGNLWSATYGHSPLDVVAWHGTHVPYVYDLRRFNVIGSISYDHPDPSIFTVLTSPSDTPGLAGVDFVVFAPRWLVGEDTFRPPYFHRNVMSEYMGLIEGAYDAKAEGFVPGGGSLHNMMSAHGPDRETFDRASAAELKPQKIDDGLAFMFETRWPITATPQAAGAEHLQRGYDGVWEGLQRHFRA
- a CDS encoding ATP-binding cassette domain-containing protein — protein: MTTTYAVLSEGLEKHYGEVHALRGLDLAVPEGTVCGLLGPNGAGKTTAVRILTTLTAPTAGRALVAGHEVTADPAAVRRAIGATGQYASVDGDLTGRENLRLFARLAGLRGRAGRGRADELLERFGLGEAADRVAAGWSGGMRRRLDLAAGLVTRPRVLFLDEPTTGLDPAAREQIWTAVRGLADEGTTVLLTTQYLEEADRLADDIVVVDRGRTVATGTPAALKARIGARAEVTVEGPAALAGAAAVLDQLTGGRPTLDEERLTVGVTVLDGALTLPRIIRELDTAGIPVTDASLRPPTLDEVFLRLTRTPATPADEKEHAA
- a CDS encoding TetR/AcrR family transcriptional regulator C-terminal domain-containing protein, giving the protein MTAGGRPAEPEVIWARPQRAGRGPRPAHSRDSIAAEAVRIADAEGIEAVSMRRVAAGIGAGTMSLYNYVPRKEDLYELMVDAVSGEYDLTPPSGRWRDDLLALARQTRALMRRHPWLPRLLSPVYGFGPNALRYLEHSLACLEPLEASGGEKLELIASVNGMVATFVAGELALAERARSLPWSEAAEEGVRTAWLGSRLATGEYPRLTAALTEGTPVTAAGTDMTDVFDRAVSRLLAGWS
- a CDS encoding ABC transporter permease, with amino-acid sequence MTTLLSDGGAVLTRQLQKARHAPALLVLTQTMPIAMLLFFGYVFGSALAMPGAEYREFLVPGLLAATAANGLMTGMFTAAQDAHRGVMDRFRTLPMSRAAVPLGQTAADLLTTAVSMVPLMLVGLAMGWRVENGLPGALGALGVLLLFRFAAAWVGTYLGLVSRSEEAAGQLGSATFVLPMLSSAYLPTAGLPGWLRTVAEWNPISAVATAVRELCGNAGGAATAPGAAWPASHPVAGAVLWSLLLLLLFVPAATRRFARGRG